From Pedobacter sp. MC2016-14:
ATCAGCATAGTTTACTCCAGCTTTCCGGAGTATTAGTAGCCAATCCCAAAATTACGATATCTAATAAAAAGAAAGACCTTTCTAACCTGGCTGCCAATCTAAAAACATACCAAAGAATTTATTTCTCCAACAAAAAAGGCTACCTTGGTCATTATGCTGCTATAGTGAAGCTAATGAGTCCGCAGAATATTTTAAACAAAGGCTTTGCCATTCTAAAAGTTGATGACAAAATTGCCAGTGATGCAAGTCTTATTGAGCCTGGTACAGAGTTGACTATACAGCTTGCAGCTACAGAACTCAAAACTACGGTAAAATCTAAAAAAACCATTTAATGGAGAACTTAACCTACGAATTGGCTTACGCAGAGCTCACAGAGATTGCTCATGACATTGAAACAGAATCCGTGTCTGTGGATATTTTAGCACAAAAAGTTAAAAGAGCATCTGACCTGATTGCTTATTGCCAGGAAAAACTGCGCTCTACAGAGTCAGAAGTGGGGAAAATCATCAAGCAGATGGAAAAGCAAAATCCTGGTTAATCCTTTCGGCATTTTTATAGTCTCAATATCATAATTATCATCAATTATGGAACATTAATGTTTCTTATTTTGTTGTTAATAAGTTAATTCTGTTATAAATAGAGTTGTTGTTGTACAGAGACTATAACAGTTTTATTGCATTGATTTAAAAAACTTACCGATG
This genomic window contains:
- the xseB gene encoding exodeoxyribonuclease VII small subunit, with protein sequence MENLTYELAYAELTEIAHDIETESVSVDILAQKVKRASDLIAYCQEKLRSTESEVGKIIKQMEKQNPG